One genomic window of Planctomycetota bacterium includes the following:
- a CDS encoding nitroreductase family protein: MDALEALRSRRSCRRFADRHVGRELVEQVVDAGRLAATARNEQPWEFVVVTDAAARREIAAMTDYGPFIADAPVCIAVLAEATKYYLEDGSAATQNMLLAAHALGLGACWVAGDKKPYAPQVVKRIGAPAELHLVSLVAIGWAEGALASPGKRSLEDVLHWDTY; the protein is encoded by the coding sequence ATGGATGCCCTGGAAGCCCTGCGCAGCCGGCGCTCGTGCCGACGTTTCGCCGACCGCCACGTCGGACGCGAACTCGTCGAGCAGGTGGTGGACGCCGGCCGACTGGCCGCCACCGCGCGCAACGAGCAGCCGTGGGAGTTCGTCGTCGTGACGGATGCCGCCGCTCGCCGCGAGATCGCCGCCATGACCGACTACGGCCCCTTCATCGCCGACGCGCCGGTCTGCATCGCTGTCCTCGCCGAGGCGACGAAGTATTACCTCGAAGACGGGTCGGCCGCCACCCAGAACATGCTCCTCGCGGCCCACGCCCTCGGCCTCGGCGCGTGCTGGGTCGCCGGCGACAAGAAACCCTATGCCCCGCAGGTCGTCAAACGGATCGGGGCCCCGGCCGAGTTGCACCTGGTCTCTCTCGTGGCCATAGGGTGGGCCGAAGGCGCGCTGGCGAGTCCCGGCAAACGGTCCCTCGAAGACGTCCTGCACTGGGACACCTATTGA